The Argopecten irradians isolate NY chromosome 4, Ai_NY, whole genome shotgun sequence genome has a window encoding:
- the LOC138321538 gene encoding transient receptor potential cation channel subfamily V member 6-like: MDDESMSEDFPSFRKSNIYKGVNEDEKTFRLFEKCLDTRQFHFATALAKRFTKSAHETCVRKWRLKQEFSRDKVYERDETLLHYVINFPDTNELLDILLQICPDLAYVPRTHQSYYGQTPLHIAIASGNRQAFNIILKKAWLSSHKNMRKLVNVRATGTKFNNTVMMGELPLFVAALRNDQYMVKSLIAYGAVPYVIKGNGDTVFHVLIQYAALYRDKVKDVRKMIACIHGQIKKLMVKAKETQMKKKKMNHKFESMKKKQEAQSMLITKYKKEDMEETRWKAYDYRHVWYIKNNQQLTPLELAAKNGLTEIFNDILNLEDVYCHPGQQDGLFDEKSYDITEIDTIAKYLSELGVDDEGELEPDSGWSPFRRYPKQESVLQMMCGNQQHFLDVAALIDLSPIKLLLKNKWHFYRIPYIAWMIFHYMFVIVLSAFAVNRSEVVFSSSLEDPMEDSQSNFSTGYSPPLESTVPGSKTMFVSITRWILFAIAVVYFIVGVLEIILKIRKPNAIQYTMDNFNYIAFILVLSIGIITDAILHLVWYEHDGIPMIAAVLAAWWFNSFFLRGWRLFGFFMKMIQRVVFGDFFRFSVIIVLQLVSFTTTMTVVYQDKSTPAIDGTEENPGQTTNYQSALFKMFNLMIGLTELPFLSQTKQSWLAYGLYVLFILTTYILLINALIAMMSSTCASLLHDRYSQWRVQQLSVIIFLEDLLSLFSYDMKSAAGGSNIRPVNVTFYNPSTGTAKIVRRYYLKMSYAVQNVTYHEVAEVASTIDKQDEIGAECAADKDIIENIQHGILAEPEAEESLIDGYAFWDLSSEEEDDTKDNHDPYRFYTIYHEYGTNGHYGGPIDDNSDADSTESRLRTISKMASRGRIIAYPRKPKKGKVMSLET; the protein is encoded by the exons atgGATGACGAATCGATGAGCGAAGATTTTCCGTCCTTTAGGAAAAGCAACATTTACAAAG GTGTGAACGAAGATGAAAAGACCTTCAGATTATTTGAGAAGTGCCTTGATACCCGCCAGTTCCACTTCGCTACTGCCTTGGCTAAGCGGTTCACAAAGTCTGCACATGAAACTTGCGTAAGAAAGTGGCGACTGAAGCAAGAATTTTCCCGCGACAAGGTTTATGAAAGGGATGAGACACTTCTACACTACGTCATCAATTTCCCAGACACGAATGAACTCTTGGATATCTTACTCCAGATCTGTCCGGATTTGGCCTACGTACCACGGACCCACCAGTCTTATTATGGGCAGACGCCTCTTCATATTGCGATCGCATCCGGAAACCGACAGGCtttcaatataattttgaaaaaggcCTGGTTAAGCTCTCACAAGAACATGCGTAAATTGGTAAATGTGCGTGCGACAGGAACAAAGTTCAATAACACAGTGATGATGGGAGAGCTACCGTTATTTGTGGCGGCGTTGCGGAATGACCAGTATATGGTCAAGTCTCTCATAGCCTACGGTGCTGTTCCTTACGTCATCAAGGGGAACGGGGACACTGTGTTCCACGTCTTGATCCAGTACGCGGCGCTGTACAGGGATAAAGTGAAAGACGTTCGGAAAATGATCGCCTGTATTCACGGACAGATTAAGAAGCTGATGGTAAAGGCAAAGGAAacacaaatgaaaaagaaaaaaatgaatcacAAATTTGAAAGCATGAAGAAAAAGCAGGAAGCCCAAAGCATGCTCATTACCAAATACAAGAAAGAGGATATGGAAGAAACAAGGTGGAAAGCTTACGACTATCGCCATGTGTGGTACATAAAAAACAATCAGCAACTCACTCCACTTGAACTTGCAGCAAAGAACGGACTAACAGAGATATTCAACGACATCCTTAATCTGGAGGATGTGTACTGCCATCCTGGTCAACAAGACGGACTGTTCGACGAGAAGTCTTACGACATAACAGAGATAGACACCATCGCCAAATACCTCAGTGAGTTGGGCGTTGATGATGAGGGTGAGCTGGAGCCCGATTCGGGCTGGTCGCCGTTCCGCCGATACCCAAAACAGGAGTCAGTCCTACAAATGATGTGCGGTAACCAACAGCATTTTTTGGATGTAGCAGCACTGATTGACCTATCGCCGATAAAACTTCTCCTAAAGAATAAATGGCACTTTTACAGGATCCCGTACATCGCCTGGATGATATTCCACTACATGTTCGTCATTGTTCTCAGCGCCTTCGCTGTCAACCGATCCGAAGTTGTATTCAGCTCATCATTAGAAGATCCCATGGAAGATTCGCAATCCAACTTTTCAACTGGTTATTCTCCTCCATTGGAGTCTACAGTGCCTGGATCTAAAACAATGTTTGTGTCCATAACAAGGTGGATTCTTTTCGCAATAGCCGTCGTATACTTTATTGTCGGAGTATTAGAAATAATCCTGAAAATCCGAAAACCGAACGCTATCCAGTATACTATGGATAACTTCAATTATATTGCATTCATTCTAGTGCTTTCCATTGGAATCATCACAGATGCCATCCTTCACCTGGTGTGGTACGAACATGATGGAATACCTATGATAGCAGCTGTGTTGGCGGCCTGGTGGTTCAATTCATTCTTCCTTAGAGGATGGAGACTGTTTGGCTTCTTCATGAAAATGATACAAAGGGTCGTCTTTGGTGACTTCTTCCGATTTTCAGTCATTATAGTTTTACAACTGGTTTCATTTACGACGACAATGACAGTTGTATACCAAGACAAATCCACGCCAGCCATTGACGGAACAGAAGAAAATCCAGGACAAACCACAAACTATCAGTCAGCTCTGTTCAAGATGTTTAACTTGATGATTGGTCTAACAGAATTACCATTTCTAAGTCAAACAAAACAGAGCTGGCTAGCCTATGGACTTTACGTCCTCTTCATCTTAACTACTTACATCCTTCTGATCAACGCCCTGATTGCCATGATGTCCTCGACATGCGCCAGCCTGCTTCATGACAGGTATTCACAGTGGCGGGTGCAGCAACTATCTGTCATCATCTTCTTAGAAGACCTTCTCTCTCTGTTCAGTTATGATATGAAATCGGCTGCAGGGGGATCCAATATCCGCCCTGTGAATGTCACATTCTACAACCCTTCCACCGGAACGGCAAAGATAGTTCGAAGATACTATCTAAAGATGTCGTATGCTGTACAGAATGTTACTTATCACGAAGTCGCTGAGGTGGCATCCACCATTGACAAACAAGACGAGATTGGAGCAGAATGTGCCGCAGATAAGGACATTATTGAAAACATACAACATGGGATCCTTGCTGAACCGGAAGCTGAGGAATCGCTTATAGACGGATATGCATTCTGGGATTTATCTTCGGAGGAAGAGGATGACACGAAAGATAACCACGATCCTTATAGGTTTTACACAATTTACCACGAATACGGCACCAATGGTCATTATGGAGGGCCTATAGATGATAACTCAGATGCGGACAGTACAGAATCGCGCCTGCGCACAATCTCCAAAATGGCATCACGTGGACGCATTATAGCTTACCCCAGAAAACCTAAAAAAGGGAAGGTCATGTCACTGGAGACATGA